A part of Haloarchaeobius sp. HME9146 genomic DNA contains:
- a CDS encoding globin-coupled sensor protein translates to MQPEREFGQGGLNRFVDAAALVEDIGLDADEVRWRKEFIGFDGEDERRLADLEPLLREHQDAIADDFYENLLQYDQTRAVIERSPKGVELLKQTQRAYLVSLATGDYDQQYFANRARIGKLHEILDMPLKHYVGQYGVYYDLILSEVDDRVQGQVVDAIEQWAEERDDDAGGGLGKLVGALGFGDEAADGLDESFEATVRDAIHDGMQDVLALLRIINLDLQVATDTYVDSYSQRLERAIERREQLAHEVESEVQSPVEELHEASSAVSESAQTISDLTGRQAAQIQATAGELDEVSAAAEEVASVADEVRAESERTESLAADGADAADGALDSLAAIEEAAAQVEDAAAILEQRTDDIDEVVERIDSLAERTSVLATNANIEATRADATSDTLSVIATEVKSFAEQAQADLDEIEEAVEGVREATTETVETVDETAEQVEVGTEQVRETVAHLDEIHESARATAAGMDDVAAAADQQAEGVETLATSVEQVASAADRVASEAESVAAASEEQTANVASVEMAVHRLTEGEETEETPVYEQFP, encoded by the coding sequence ATGCAACCGGAACGGGAGTTCGGTCAGGGTGGACTGAACCGATTCGTCGACGCCGCCGCACTGGTCGAGGACATCGGACTGGACGCCGACGAAGTACGCTGGCGCAAGGAGTTCATCGGGTTCGACGGCGAGGACGAGCGACGACTCGCCGACCTCGAACCGCTCCTGCGCGAGCACCAGGACGCCATCGCGGACGACTTCTACGAGAACCTCCTGCAGTACGACCAGACCCGCGCCGTCATCGAGCGCTCCCCGAAGGGGGTGGAGCTGCTCAAGCAGACCCAGCGGGCCTACCTCGTCTCGCTGGCGACCGGCGACTACGACCAGCAGTACTTCGCGAACCGGGCCCGCATCGGGAAGCTCCACGAGATTCTGGACATGCCCCTCAAGCACTACGTCGGCCAGTACGGCGTCTACTACGACCTCATTCTCTCGGAGGTCGACGACCGCGTCCAGGGGCAGGTGGTCGACGCCATCGAGCAGTGGGCAGAAGAACGCGACGACGACGCGGGGGGTGGCCTCGGCAAGCTCGTCGGCGCGCTCGGCTTCGGCGACGAGGCGGCCGACGGCCTCGACGAGTCGTTCGAGGCGACGGTGCGAGACGCCATCCACGACGGCATGCAGGACGTCCTCGCCCTGTTGCGCATCATCAATCTCGACCTGCAGGTCGCGACCGACACCTACGTCGACTCCTACAGCCAGCGCCTCGAACGCGCCATCGAACGTCGCGAACAGCTCGCCCACGAGGTCGAATCGGAGGTGCAGAGCCCGGTCGAGGAGCTCCACGAGGCCTCCAGCGCGGTCTCGGAGAGCGCCCAGACCATCAGCGACCTGACCGGGAGACAGGCCGCCCAGATCCAGGCGACGGCGGGCGAACTGGACGAGGTGAGCGCGGCCGCCGAGGAGGTCGCCAGCGTGGCCGACGAGGTCCGCGCCGAGAGCGAACGGACCGAGTCGCTGGCTGCGGACGGTGCCGACGCGGCCGACGGCGCACTCGATTCGCTGGCTGCAATCGAGGAGGCAGCAGCACAGGTCGAGGACGCCGCGGCCATCCTCGAACAGCGGACCGACGACATCGACGAGGTGGTCGAACGCATCGATTCCCTCGCGGAGCGGACGTCGGTCCTGGCGACGAACGCGAACATCGAGGCGACCCGGGCCGACGCCACCAGCGACACGCTGAGCGTCATCGCGACCGAGGTGAAGTCCTTCGCCGAGCAGGCCCAGGCCGACCTCGACGAGATAGAGGAGGCGGTCGAGGGCGTGCGCGAGGCGACGACCGAGACGGTCGAGACCGTCGACGAGACCGCCGAGCAGGTCGAAGTGGGGACCGAGCAGGTCCGCGAGACGGTCGCCCACCTCGACGAGATTCACGAGTCCGCGCGGGCCACGGCTGCAGGGATGGACGACGTGGCGGCCGCCGCGGACCAGCAGGCCGAGGGCGTCGAGACGCTCGCGACCTCGGTCGAGCAGGTCGCCTCGGCTGCGGACCGGGTAGCCAGCGAGGCGGAGTCCGTCGCGGCCGCGAGCGAGGAGCAGACCGCGAACGTCGCCAGCGTCGAGATGGCGGTCCACCGCCTGACCGAGGGCGAAGAGACCGAGGAGACGCCGGTGTACGAGCAGTTCCCGTAG
- a CDS encoding M20 family metallopeptidase, whose amino-acid sequence MDELTALTRDLVSIPSHDGEAEVGDFIESWLREHTDATVTRDDAGEHDETDSEPRGGNVIARKGSGERSLALVGHHDVVPPDESQVDASGDYVVYQEDGRLYGRGSADMKGAVAAAMLAFRDADPDCELVFASFVGEEVGGVGARYAIEQGFAPDHALVAEGSTGYDSPEGIVDVALAHKGRRGSTVTARGSAAHASEPHLGENAIYRGCEAVERIKNLDWPTTEAAGETLEGSVVVTEIDGGSAWNVVPETCEITVDERTVPGERAALESVEELEDVEWTVVQDLPPMRCDDDEFADAVLEAVREVQSGQGQHVTKPHATDAGWLAQAGTECIVCGPSEPGEAHTRDESVSLAVLETCYEAYLELAERWC is encoded by the coding sequence ATGGACGAACTCACCGCCCTCACCCGCGACCTCGTCTCGATTCCGAGCCACGACGGCGAGGCCGAAGTCGGGGATTTCATCGAGAGCTGGCTCCGCGAGCACACCGACGCCACCGTCACCAGGGACGACGCCGGCGAGCACGACGAGACCGACAGCGAACCCCGCGGCGGCAACGTCATCGCCCGGAAGGGCTCCGGGGAGAGGAGCCTCGCCCTCGTCGGCCACCACGACGTGGTGCCCCCAGACGAGTCGCAGGTCGACGCTAGCGGCGACTACGTCGTCTATCAGGAGGACGGCCGGCTCTACGGCCGCGGGAGCGCGGACATGAAGGGTGCGGTCGCGGCTGCCATGCTGGCCTTCCGCGACGCGGACCCCGACTGCGAACTCGTGTTCGCCTCCTTCGTCGGTGAGGAAGTGGGCGGGGTCGGGGCCCGGTACGCCATCGAGCAGGGATTCGCGCCGGACCACGCCCTCGTCGCAGAGGGCTCGACCGGGTACGACTCTCCCGAAGGAATCGTCGACGTGGCGCTGGCGCACAAGGGCCGCCGCGGGAGCACCGTCACGGCCCGCGGGTCGGCCGCCCACGCCAGCGAGCCCCACCTGGGCGAGAACGCCATCTACCGCGGCTGCGAGGCCGTCGAGCGCATCAAGAACCTGGACTGGCCGACCACCGAAGCCGCCGGAGAGACGCTGGAGGGGAGCGTCGTCGTCACCGAAATCGACGGTGGATCGGCCTGGAACGTCGTCCCCGAGACCTGCGAGATAACCGTCGACGAGCGAACCGTCCCGGGCGAGCGCGCCGCCCTCGAATCCGTCGAGGAACTCGAGGACGTCGAGTGGACTGTCGTGCAGGACCTCCCGCCGATGCGCTGCGACGACGATGAGTTTGCCGACGCGGTGCTGGAAGCGGTTCGAGAGGTGCAGTCTGGCCAGGGCCAGCACGTCACCAAACCCCACGCGACCGACGCTGGCTGGCTCGCACAGGCTGGAACCGAGTGCATCGTCTGTGGCCCCAGCGAACCCGGTGAGGCCCACACCCGCGACGAGAGCGTGAGTCTGGCCGTGCTGGAGACCTGTTACGAGGCGTATCTGGAGTTAGCGGAGAGGTGGTGCTAG